TGTGCCTCAATCCCAGGATGTCACAGTGGAGTGGCCACTGTGgttgtgctggcagctgtgcctggctgagAAGCATTTGGGAAAGTGgctgaaagcaaaatgttcCTGGAATGTGGATTCCTCTTGTGTGGTTATTAGAGCTGGCTTGGCCattgctcttcctcctctttcacCACTTGTCAACTTCTGGCATGGTTCTTCCTGTTGATGTGTCCCTGCCTTTCTGCCCAGGTGAGGAACTCATTTACCTGGATCCCCACACCACGCAGCCGGTGGTGGAGCCCAGCGACAGCGGCTGCCTCCCTGACGAAAGCTTCCACTGCCAGCACCCTCCGTGCAGGATGAGCATCGCCGAGCTCGACCCCTCCATTGCCGTGGTGTGTCCTGTTCCCCCTGTTCCCCATCACcccaggagcagtgctgggggccCTCTGTAccacagggagctggcagaagcAGTGCTGATGGGCTGGGTACTCTGCAGTGCTCTCAGCAAGTGCTGCCCTGGGTTTTGGTGACACTGGTaaagcagctcctcacagagaGTGGCTTGTCCCAGGGAAGTCCCCCTTGCATGGCAGTTAAATACCATTCCTCATGGAGCAGTGCATTCTCTCAGGTTAAGGTTGCGCTTTGATTCCAGCCTTTTAAGGGGCAGATCTGAATCCATTCCTGAATACATATGATGATGCACCATGGCTTGTTTTCTGTTGAAGCTGAGATGCCTGCCCTGTGTTTCCATAgggttttccttctgcagtaaagaaaaaattgatGATTCCAGCACTTGGATAGCCTGGTCACATCAAGCCTTTGGAGCGTTTAGTTTAACAGGGCATGTGAGGCACGTTTTTAAAGCAAGGAGTAGTAACTCTTCCCAGTTCTGATCATGTTGCTTACATGGTGTTGATACAGGGCCTTAAGTccaaaataatctaaaatatagaaagtctttttcttttctttttttttcttttctttttttttgtttttttttttttgttttgtggtttttgtttttgttttgttttgtttttcttccccagggCTTTTTCTGCAACACAGAGGCAGATTTTAATGACTGGTGCCAGCAAATCAAAAAGGTTTGTGTTTATAGATCTGGTcagacattggaacaggctgcccagggaggtggtggagtccccatcccaggaaatgttcaaaatgcatgtgcatgtggcacttggggacataGTTTAGGGGTGAtgttggcagtgctgggggaatggttggacttgaaAATCTTGGACTTACTTTCCagtttccctctctctctctgattCTCTGTCCCTGAGCAAGGAATATCAAGTACTGTTTTGTTTCCAAACCACTGCACAGAGACCATATTCTCTGCAGCATTGACTCCATTTTAAGCAcattaaaatagtttaataaACTACCCAAAGGAGCATAGCTCTGAAATCCTGTTGATGATGTGATTcaaaagctttgaaaaacatttttccagctACAGTGAAGTCCCAACAGATCATTATTATCCCTGAAGTGcaccagcagtgcagagctgttgGTTCTCATGGCTCTGCTCTGTCTCCACAGCTGTCCCTGGTCAGAGGAGCGCTGCCCATGTTTGAGCTGGTGGAACACCAGCCCTCACACTTCTCCAACCCTGACGTCCTGAATCTCACACCAGGTGAGGCCACACAGAGAGGGAGAGCTGAGGGTGAGCCAGTCCCTCTGGGTTTCTGGGAATCATGTGGAATTACATAATGACTTCTAGTATGTCCCTGTTCCACCTGGAATTTAACCTGGAGCTCTTGGGTCAGTTGATGTAGTTCTTCAGCTTTCAGCTACAGGTCTGCAGATCCCACAGTGTCTCAGGATGATTTTTAGAACGATCTGtggatggtgatgatgatgagcAAAAGGACAAACAAGCTCACAGGCTGTCATGGCAGTGTGACTCTGGTTTCTGAAGGGATGCTTGGAGGAATCAAAAGTGTCCAGtgaaaaggctgaaaacagTTTGTAGGTAACGAAAATGCTTCAGGACAGGCCTGGTCACACTTAGTTGCAGCATAAGGCACTCCTTCCTGGCATGTACCACTACCAGTGGGAAAAAGGACAAGTGCTGGGCATTAATCTTGCCTGTCAGGCTCTGCTTATCACATTAATAACATGAGCAAACAGTGCAGGAGATAAAGCCATTGCCTGCTTCTGCCAAGAGCAGTAAGTGTGTGTGGGCAAGCCTACCCTGTAACCAGGCATTGGGCGGCCTCCTGGCAACCTGCACCCTGCACTTCTagtctccctctctctctctctgccctccTTCCTTTAAAGCTTTCATTATCACTCTGTCCTTTGCTGTTAAGAGTGCTCAATTCCCTTAAACTGTCAGTTGATCCTTGCCTTAAATGTCCTTAATGATGTCTTTCCTactcttaaaaatgtttttataatggACTACTTGTCCTTCTCCCTcatccctggctgcagagcctctCCCATCTACCAAGgccatttaatttctgttagtCCTGTCTCACTAGAAGGAGTAATTGAACTTTGAGCCCCTTTCAGGGCCTAAATGGGTTGCAAGAAAGCTGTAGAGGGTACACAGTATCAGGACAAGTGGGAATGTCTTCCCCCTGCTAGAGGGCAGGGATTAACAGgatattgaaaagaaataccCTGTGAGAGAGGTGGGACCCTGGCacagttgcccagagaagctgtggctgccccatccctggaagtgtccaagactaggttggacagggtttggagcagcctgggatagtggaaggtgtccctgcccatggcaggggggcaggactggatgatctttaaggtcccctccaacccaaaccatgctgggATTCTGTAACTGTCCAGCCTGAAGTAATAAAGGTTACTCCTTTACTTCCCCCTGTGTTAAAGTTGCTTCCTTCCTCTTTAAATGTGAGCTCCTTCTTCACCATATAGTTTGAAGGGTGGAGAGGTGGGATCAACTAGTGAACTGTACTAGTTACTTTTAATAGAGTGCATATTGTAATTCCATTCTTTAACAGTTGCACCAAAAACAACTATAGCAGAAACAATTCTCTGATACATGGGGGTAAATGTATCTCTTAATTGGGACAGAAATCTTTTCTGGGTATTAGTCCAGACCTGGGCAAGTTCTCCTGTTTTGAGCCTCCTGAGGCAGAACAATCTCCTGCTAACgcagagctggggcacaggAAGGTTGTACAAAACAGTGGCAGCAGAAGCATGTTTGGATCTGTGAAAGATGACGTGCTTCTGTGCTCCATGTAATTTTCTCCAGTGCATTTTCCATAGCACTGGCATGTTCTTATCCTCCTCAGAGCCCTCACTTGGGTTTGTCACTGAGTCTTGGAACTTGTAGGCACTTGGCACTCAAAACTGTAATGCCCTCCAGCTGCTAGTCTCTGTGCTGAAAGTCACAGCATCCCACTGAGGCAGcgctttctttttctcttccagactCCTCTGATGCCGACAGATTGGAAAGGTTCTTTGACTCGGAAGATGAAGACTTTGAAATCCTGtccctttgaaaacaaataGGAAACTGACTCTGCAAATTTGTGTATGTGTGGGGAGAAGGGGGGAGGGAAGCTCCTTCGAGAGCCTGGGGCTACCGGTTTTCATAGGCGCttgctgccatccctgcctCCCGTCCATCCTGGCATTCCGTGCAGCCTCGGAGCGGAGCGCGCAGTGTCTGCAGTGGGATGAAGAACCAAGAGAGTCTTACAGCCTTACTGGCTGCAGTTGGAATTTCTCAGCAGCAAAAAGTTGCTGGAAGTGGATGCAGTGGTGCTTAGGAGTTCAAAGCCTATCTGTTGCATCAGCAGGTCAGCTGGGCCTTCTGGGGGAGGCATGGAAATCGTTAGAGCGCTGAATCCTTTCATGGGGACTCCCCTCTGAAGCTTAAGTAGAGCCCACCCATCATTTAGCAGGAGAAACATCCAGTTTCTGCCTTTAGCAGCTTCCCTTCTCACTGGCCAACCTGGACTGCAGCTCACAAtgccagggaacagcagccACATCCCACAGACAGCTGTGAAGGCTCCGGAGTGCAGGTCCCTACAGTACAACTCCTGTTGATGCTCTGCAGGACACTCAGCACTACCTCTCCTGTTCACACCCTATGGAAAGGGAATTGAGGGAACTTCTAAGTGACTGGGAATTCAAAAAGTAAAGTgtggagcagtgctgtgctgctggggagcatCTCAATCCCAGTTTAAATAATAGAAGGAATGGAAGAATAGAAAATGCGTGTGTTAAGTGAGTCAATCCATGTGCTTCTACAGTGGAATAGTCTCTACAGCAAGTACCTTCGGGAAAGCTGCTTtgaacagaaaactgaattcaacagccctggaaaaaaagagtccagagctgggagagctgaaaCAGGGCAGCAGAGATCTGCCAGGCATGTTGCCAGGCTTCTTCTGCTTGTCCCCCAGTGTGCTGGTATGGCGACTAGGGAGTGGTGTTGTCCTGCCAAAAACCCAAGCTGTAAAACCTCTTGAGGTGCCCTGGGTGGATTGGTCAATACCTCCTCCAGCTACTCCTGTCAGACATTCCCTTTCCAAAGCAGAAGAGGTGCCTGAAGGTCGAGTAGGTTTCCGAGCTGTGTCAGTACCttgcctctgccagctcccctcCCTGTGGAGTGTGCCCAGAGGTGCTGTAGGAGCTAACCTGGAGAAACCTCTGTCAGGTAACCATCCCAAGAGCAGAATGCCTTGAAAAGATTCAAATATACTGGAAATTTTAGCTATTTTAAGATGGTAGCTCTGCCCATGGCCCTTTACCACAGAGTGAAAGTTAAGTCATGGAGGAGAGCTGTCTCCATGCACACTGCAAGGGAAGTTGCTGCCGTAGTTTCCTTGGTGCATGCTGCACACTTCAACCCTGTTTACAAGGCTTTGGTTTGTGCATTCAGGCTTGGAACCTGTCAGATGATGGTGGTATGCCCAAGTGTGGTACCACCAGGCTAGAAATGACCTGTTTCCCCCGTGACTGACCTACTGATGCTCTAATTGTCCTTGCAATACCCGAAAGCAGAGGTTTGAACTGGGAACCACAATGCTTCTGTCACTAAATTAttatttgctgctttctgcctgcttctcctcttttctcttgtaGTCaggggaagaggcagcagaggaagtgGGGCTGTGCTCCATTCATCTGCTTTCAATTTCTATCTGAATAAACAGATCTAAAATCTTTGCCTGTCCTGATGTCCTTGCACACATTGAAGGCAGTGGTGGGTAGTATGCAGTACCCCACTGGAGTCCAGGGTGTAGAGGGGCTCcaagggagctggagaaggactttggacaagggcctggagggacaggacaaggggaaatggcttcccactgccagagggcagggtgaGATGGAATACTGGGAACAAATTCTTCCCTCAGAGGGTGGTGTGACCctggcagaggttgcccagagaagctgtggctgccccattcctgaagtgtccaaggccaggctggacaggaattggagcaacctgggatagtggaaggtgtccctgcccatggaaaaaTGATCCTTAAGATTCCTTTCCAACAAAAATTTGTGTAGAACACAAATTCTACTGTTTATTTCATGTTCATGGTTTTATGTTTTAAGGACAGCTCTGCCAGACAAGATTTTACCTGAGTGTTGACACAACCTCAGTAACAGAGCTAAGCTCAGATCTTTAACAGGTATTTCTGGCTTTTCAGTGTGTTGTCTTGTCCCAGTGTTACTGTCAGGGCCTGAGGCAGCATTTGCAGGGGCTCACCTCCTTCACCAGTGCTGGGCAGCTGTGGAGGGAAGGCAACAGCTTTTGCCATTGTAGCTGATGTTTGTATTAGCAATTTTGTTCTAAATATTTAacttcctctccctgctcatgAATCAGTTCAGTCTGCCTCTCTGAGTTAGAAAGTCTGTGGAGATCAGAGCAGTCCACCATACTGGAAGGTGAGTCACCCATCCAGCAGAGACCTGAACTCTCCTGGCCATGCCCATCTCTCAGTGCCCTTTGCCAATGATTAATGTTCCAGTTTGTTCTGGTGAATCAGGTGATTCATAGCTGGTCTCATTTCAAACTGCACTGGGATGTGTGCAAGAGCCACAAGTGACTATTCCTCTCATCTTGGCCAGTCTAATATAATTTATGTGCCACTTGTCCTCCAAACTCGCCTTGCTATGAGCTCATCCATCTTTCAGGCTCTTGCCTGCTCACAGCTGTCCAGCACTGCATAGCTGGGGCGAAAGCTTGAATtcacctctttcttttttccacagctctAGCAAACAGCTTTCCTTGGATTTAGTGCCTGAACTGTAGCACTTGCACCTCCCACATATCCTTCTACAAGATAAATGAtcatactgagaaaaaaaaatgccctgtGCCAAATGCTtaagagaataatttattaGCAAGTCCTCTACAAACTGGTTTGAGCATGGGGGATGCATTTACTAgatcagaaacacagcaattcCTTAAAAATGGGACCTGTCTGTGTCCAGGGATGGCCCTGGGCTCCACACCTACATCTTCACTCCACGACTAGAGCTGGAACAGGATCTCCTGCTTGGGAGAGGGAGGTTTTGACAAGGATATTTGATACTTGTGGCatactcatttaaaaaatgcagaagggACTATGCAGGATGGAAGGGAGGAGCAGGTAACAGCAAGGACATCAGCAGCATGTTGGACCCAGAAGAATGCACAGGATCTAAACTGTAGCTGCTGGTATGTCACAGTCATCCAAGTGCAGAAGACCCAAGGAAGTGACCTTTCCCTTATTCTTTTAGACCTGTATGAAGTTTCATTTCCAGAGTTCTCCCAAAGGTTTATTCTGAACCTCCTGCATAGTTTCTTCTGCAATGGACCTGATTTCTCTGTGCAAGTCTTCAATGCTCTTTGAAGCATCCACTGTCTGTTTCCaagacaacaaaaatacagGATAGGTAACAGAGAATACAGAAATGTGTTACTGGACACcaataaatgagaaaaacctTGTTAACATCTGCTTATCCCCCCAATACTCAGTTTTTACTCTTCCTGAGTAGTGAAATGAGCCAATTACACCTCCTCTCTGCAGTTTCTGGAGGGGATTTGGGAGAAATCAGTATATGTAGGAACAGACATTTAAGTAGATGTGAGGGTGGGTGAAGGGAAAcagaagaagctgctgctgcatgttGTTTGCTGGCAGTCTCCACGGTGTGTGACACAGGCAGGTAAGATAGGGATTCATCTCAGGTGCAAAAAGAGCTGACCAGGTTCTCCTGGAACAGGGAAGTGCCCTCTCTGCCACATCTCACAGTGCCCTTGGCTGGTCCCCAACATGTCCCACTGAGCAGAAGTGGGAaggggcagcacagggatgtgaCAGGCAAAATCTGGGAGCTGTCACTAGACACCCCCACCTCAGGCCATGACCAGCCCATTAGAGTTAATTCCTTACCTTCCAGTTTAGGGTCTTGTCCTTCATAAGGCAATAGAAGGACTGAAGAACTTTCTCTTGGAAGGAGCTGGTCTCGTAACGTTCATGTCCAAAGTTCCCTcgttctgctgcttcttctgggCTTAACTGAAGGAACAGGATCAGGTCTGGCTTTGGGAGTCCAACATCAGGCTGTTTGCACCAGTCCAGGCAGAAGTTCTGTCCCAAGCAAAGACAACCGAGTTTGAGGTGAGACACAAagacaggaaagcagcaggttGGCTGGAGAGTGAGGTGGGAAAGGAATAGCCAAGGACAGCAGGAATTGCAACCCAAAACACTCAGCACAGGCTACAACCTGACAAGACGATATCCCTGCTTACCCTGTGGGAATTGTCCTGGTCATATGGGGATGAGCAGGTTTTGTCAGGTGTTCAGCACTTCTTGTGCCTATTTAAGTTGCAGAGAGTGAAAGCTCTTCATGCCTCTTCTGCAGATCCCATCTGAGCTCTACCAAGGTACATTCTGAGCCTCCACTCAGACATTACCACTCCAAAACTTGCTCAGTCCAAAAGAAAGCTGCTCCCAAACAGAACCACCACACAGCTGCAATGCAGATCTCTCTGAGTCCATGTAGGCTCATTTCCAATACTCATGTACTCAGGAATTTCAGCCCAGACACAACAGAtgcagttttccagcttttggaTTTTGTTGACAGGTCTGAAGACTTTCATCAGGGCTCATGAATCCATGATATGGGTGAGACTACAGAGTCCACTTACTGCTCATCCACATCTTAAATCCCTCTAAAAGGAGCTGGCACATCTGCCCTCCAGTTTCTCCCCAGATGTTCTGTATCCTGGTAGTCTGGGTATTTTGTGGATGTATGTGCAGTGGGTTTTTTCAATCCCATGAGGCAGTAAGAGAAGCTGGAAGTACCACAACATCTTGGGTgtgagctctggcagccagTAGATTTTTATGTTAGGTATGGGCATCAACATCTCCCTTTCTTCTAGGAATCATTCTTGAGTGAAAAGCATGCCAAACTCCATTCTTTTAAGAAGCAGaggaggtcccttccagcagcaaaggatgccatccctgcttcccaatggctgagccctgcaggtCACCAGCTACATTCAAAGAAATGTGGACACTTTTAAGACACCCTTTTTCCCCCACCAGAAAGTAGCAGAACATTCCTTGCTGTGCCCATGTGGATTTGGGATCATTATTTTGGGGTGACTCAGCTCATGTTACACATGCTGGTTCTTAATTTGGGGCTTTTGCAGACACCTGATTAGCACCTAAATGCTTCAATGCATCTGTCTCAGGGTTAAGCCCCAAGCTACACAAtgtccaggaaagcaggagggTGGAAGAAGATGCAAGTAGGAGATCCTGGGGGCCCAGGATCTCCTCAGTCCTTCCAGGAAGCAGGGAAAGGCTTGGGCAAGAATGAATGTAGGccacagctggtgctgcaggcaTGGCTGGAGCATCTGTCAGCACAGGATACTCTTAGAGGATTGATGACTGCTCAGCAGGAATGGGACACATCTGAAGGAGCGGGAGAAGAGGGCCTGTGCAGAATGGCTGAAAGGGAGGCTGACAGAGCTGACTTGTTCTGAAAGCAGAGACAGGCCAAAAGGCACAACTGGAAATCCAGAAATTCAGGCTAAGTGAAGAAAATCCCTTTTACTCTGAAAGTGAGCAGAGAACACAGAAAGGAATGGATGTACATCCCTGAAGATAATCAAACCTTGGCTGGATGTAGGCTCAAGCAGCCTGCTTATGTCAGCCCTGCTGGAGGCTGGGCTTTGTGAATTCCACAGGTCCCTTCTGATGTACATGCTTCTGCTCTGCAAATGTGTGGGCCAGCAGCCTGAGCAAGTACAGAGAGTCTTTAATAAACTCCCAGAATCACTCTCCAGAGTCACACAGGTCAGCTTCCAGTCCAGCATTCTGtccaaagtttttttttgtcttacaaGAAGTCAGCAAACAAGTTTCTCTGCTTGTTCTGGGGAAGGGCAGACCCATGTTAATATCTGAGCTGAAACTTCCATCCCTCATTTCCAATCCTCATTTCCCAGAAGAAGAATGGCCCCTGGGCCATTCAGACCAACAACCTCTACCTGGAGCTGTTTCCTCAAACAGAGAGGgacaggggctgctgcaggtcTCACTCACCTCTTTGGCACTTGTGAAGGCCACTCCAGAGAAGGCATATCTGTCAACCACAACCGTGATCCCTTGATGTAGTTTCTCTTTCATCATTGGTCTGAAACCAtgtgggaaataaaataataaagttgCATTCCATTagtgacagaaatgaaaagagtTCATCTAAAACTGCAAGTATGTTGTCATTAAGGGAGATcactggcagggacagctgtgaTGCAGATGGCAGGTGAAGTGCTGTTTGTATTCTTCATCAGGCATTGACCAAATACCCTTTCATGACACCCAAACTCAGGGTGCCAAGCACTAGGCACTGCTCTAGACAGCTCCAGGACTTACAGGCAAGATCACAGATGAGCTATATTGACATGGACAGTTTAGTCCTCCTCCCTTTTTACGTGGTGCAGTAGATTTTGTAATAAACTCTGCCACCTTTATTCATGATAGTTCTTCTTAGAGCTCACTCATCTGCCTTTTGTTGTCCCAGCTCAACTGGCACTGCCACTACAGCAGAGCCAGCAAAGCTTTTCTGTAATATGAGAACATTttgaaatctgtatttccaGGTAACAGGAACAGCCAACACTGATTTCCTCACATCCACACACAGACTTTGTGACTAAAGCAAGCACAGCCAGTTATGGCTGAACATAGCCTGTGGCTACAGGAAAAATTTGGGCACAATTCCTTAAGCACTGTCACTCACAAGGACTGTCTGGTGAAGCAAGACATCTTCAGGGGAGAGAGTAAATTCACATTCTAAGCTAGTTCATTCTCAGCTCCCCAATTTTTTAATCCAGTACAGCACAGGAGTTGGAAATAAGACactaatgattaaaaaaaaaaaaaacacaaaaacaacgAACTGTAGGATCTGATCCAAGATTACAAGGGCTGAGTTACATGGGATATTGGGAGGAAACTGTTCCCTGAGAGGGTGGTTaggcctggcacaggttggccagagaagctgtggctgccccatccctggaagtgttcaagaccaggttggaaggggcttggagcaagctgggctagtggaaggtgtccctgaccatggtAAAGGGGTGGAACTGgctgggctttaaggtccctcctaagccaaaccattctgtgactctgtaaGTCCAAAGCTGTAAGAGCCCTTAAGACACCATTTCCAGCCCGTTTTCCTGTCTAAACAGGATCACATTCTTGTACCTTCTGTACCCACTGCAAGCTCAAACCCCGTGGGATTCAACACAAGACATCTTTCTTTTACAACTGAACAAACATCATCTTTACACGTGTTCCCAGCGGTTGGCAGAGAAGAGCAGGTGAATGGTGTGGTCCTCCAGgttcttctccctccccaggTAGGAGCTGATCAGCTGCCCAATCTCAGTGGTTCTTTCTGTAGGAAAGAGGGAAGATACAAAGGCTGTCCTAAATTGCTCTTCCCAGATGGGTGTCCATCTGTCTGGGGGGGTCTGTCTGTCACGGATGGGAGACTGGTCTGACCAGGGCAGGGTCTATTCTGTCTGTCATGGATGGGGCGAGGTCAGTCCATCCAGGGTGGTAGTCTGTCTGTCCAAGGTGAGGGGGATGTTTATTTGTCACAGGCGGGAGAAGGTCAGTCCGTAAGGGGCTGGGGATCTACCCGCCTGTGACAGGCTGGGGAGAGGCGGTCGGTCTATCCAGGACGAGAGTCTATCTGTCTGTCCGGGATGGGTCTATCGGTCAGGGCTGGGGGCGGTCCCTCTGTCCCGACGTGGGGGTCAGCCCGGAGCTGGGGTGCTCCGCGAGAGCTGCCGGACGGCACCCAGCCGTCCCTCCCCGGGGCTCACCCCAGCCGTACCGTACCCGGGAAGCGGAGGAGGTCGGCGCGGTGCCCGGCGTTCCTCAGGGCCTCCACGAGCCGCCGGCCCTGCGTGCTCTTCCCGGCGCGGTCCACGCCCTCCAGCACGATCANNNNNNNNNNNNNNNNNNNNNNNNNNNNNNNNNNNNNNNNNNNNNNNNNNNNNNNNNNNNNNNNNNNNNNNNNNNNNNNNNNNNNNNNNNNNNNNNNNNNNNNNNNNNNNNNNNNNNNNNNNNNNNNNNNNNNNNNNNNNNNNNNNNNNNNNNNNNNNNNNNNNNNNNNNNNNNNNNNNNNNNNNNNNNNNNNNNNNNNNNNNNNNNNNNNNNNNNNNNNNNNNNNNNNNNNNNNNNNNNNNNNNNNNNNNNNNNNNNNNNNNNNNNNNNNNNNNNNNNNNNNNNNNNNNNNNNNNNNNNNNNNNNNNNNNNNNNNNNNNNNNNNNNNNNNNNNNNNNNNNNNNNNNNNNNNNNNNNNNNNNNNNNNNNNNNNNNNNNNNNNNNNNNNNNNNNNNNNNNNNNNNNNNNNNNNNNNGAGTGACACTATGATTGCGTCATCGGCCTGCGCCGGGCTACGTCACCGGTGCGCGGTGGGGAGGGGGATCGTGAGGCCATGGCGGCTGTGGGGATCAGCAAGGCGGGGGTCCCACTCTTCCCTCAGGTGGGCCGCTGGTGCCGGCCCAGTGCCCAGCGTCTAGGCAGGTGCTCGAGCGCTGCTGAGGTGAAAGGGCGGCTCACGGTACGTGATTCACAGGATGGGTTGTGTTGGGAAGGACGTTAAAACTCAGCTCCActtcctgccatgggcagggacaccttccattgAGAGGGCTGCTCAGAGTATTTAGTAGCATTTTTCTTGCAGGTATTGAGAATCTGCCGTGCGAGCTGCAGAGGAATTTCCAGCTGATGCGGGAGCTGGATCAGAGAACAGAAGGTAGGTGCAGGTATTTTGGCAAGCAAAGCCAAGAGAGCTTGGCATGAGGGATGGGGAAAGCCCAGTGGAGTCTGGGCTTTAGAGGACGTGTCTCTCCTCTACTGCTGTTCCTTCTCTCATTCTGAGTGCTCTTCagtgtttatttctttcctgtgagaaTACAGCTCACATCGCagggtttgattttgtttccagtttaAATTCATAGCTCTGTGGTCATTGTACTCAGTGGCCACTTGGGCGGCCTTCCTTCCACGTATTTTCCATATCTAACAAGTTCTAGATTTCTGTGGGCCTTGCAGgacaattttttccttcctttttgaAGTCTTTGTTGGTGTCTGGCTGCACAttagttattttcattttgcaccATCAGAATAGTAAGTGTGCAACAAATGTTCTGCATGTGGGAAGAGAGGCTGAAAGTTGTGAATCTGTGGGTTTGGTTTCTAATCTTAACCGTGAATTAACATTAAATTAACTTCTGAATTAGCTGTAGAACGCTTGAGAAAGCAGAATCACACCACAAGTGTCAAAGAGTGAACACCTTTAACttaactggttttgttttttaaaaaggaaaaggcattaAGGAATTGAGGGGAGAGTAAGAGCTGTCAGGAAGGGTCTCTTTGATTGATTggcatttaaggaaaaaaagtgaggaaCACCCACAGAACTGATGGCTCTAAGAGAGGCCActgggagtttcttctctgcctgaGACCTGGCCTATAGCTGGCCAgttctgagaattgacagtaCTTTTGACcactgaaaaatgagattaCCTTAGTGAATATCACCTTTTAAACCTAACCCCAGgagtttctttctctccttctttctggccttgaaaggtaacagagctttAGTGCAGCTGCTCGTCCTTCCCTCCCGCTCCCGGCCTG
The Parus major isolate Abel chromosome 9, Parus_major1.1, whole genome shotgun sequence DNA segment above includes these coding regions:
- the DTYMK gene encoding thymidylate kinase encodes the protein IVLEGVDRAGKSTQGRRLVEALRNAGHRADLLRFPERTTEIGQLISSYLGREKNLEDHTIHLLFSANRWEHVPMMKEKLHQGITVVVDRYAFSGVAFTSAKENFCLDWCKQPDVGLPKPDLILFLQLSPEEAAERGNFGHERYETSSFQEKVLQSFYCLMKDKTLNWKLPSTGEGGEPLQMLPQALTVTLGQDNTLKSQKYLLKI